The Antedon mediterranea chromosome 7, ecAntMedi1.1, whole genome shotgun sequence genome has a segment encoding these proteins:
- the LOC140055337 gene encoding uncharacterized protein isoform X2, whose product MYSLMANCFACIKKQQEPPKKVTLVLIGLDNAGKTTAIKGVKGDNTEEPPTVGFSSVEFTFEKKFEVTVYDLGGGKKIRDIWKDYYAEVHGVVFVLDASDEDRIDECRQTLKETLHHDRVHGKRVLVLANKQDVDGALDEVDICEQLELEEMVNESKCPCRVETCTALQGFGKKLDKAIHQGFKWLLHGMAEDWEELSERVDREYTEQREAARKYKKERLEQIRRQKEEREKREKEERERNGEVVEESEEEDVITGDPFKQVDQTYFEDLKNKKAKKKQLEKERKETESVKKSKSPRLQEEDISDERTKTNGSIVVDKPRTKKKKKKSPRGVENNAFDDQDSQDYVVKKNKKNIMKSESEEEVVVVNKKKKKKTKKTDDEDEMELSSRNDLTNRSTQPELSQEEDESNVKKKKKKKKLKKNNKTAPMPVDGIDEGKAPGLPNPLGSPPWANASGQKNSFIKASKQPTLEPLFEGNSRKLSPISNSKLEPIKQSSNHNWSLDLPEIPNRRKPNTDDDDIIV is encoded by the exons ATGTATAGCCTGATGGCTAACTGCTTTGCTTGTATTAAAAAGCAGCAGGAACCTCCAAA GAAGGTAACACTTGTGTTGATTGGTCTGGATAATGCTGGGAAGACAACGGCAATTAAAGGTGTCAAGGGAG ATAACACAGAAGAGCCACCAACGGTTGGTTTTTCAAGTGTGGAGTTCACATTTGAAAAGAAGTTTGAGGTAACAGTGTATGATTTAGGTGGTGGCAAGAAGATACGTGATATATGGAAGGATTACTATGCTGAAGTACACGGTGTTGTCTTTGTGTTAGATGCAAGTGATGAAGACAGAATTGATGAATGTCGGCAAACACTTAAGGAAACATTGCATCATGATAGGGTGCATGGAAAGAGAGTTTTAGT GTTGGCAAACAAACAAGATGTTGATGGCGCTCTTGATGAAGTTGATATTTGTGAGCAACTTGAACTTGAGGAAATGGTCAATGAAAGCAAATGCCCTTGTCGAGTT GAAACCTGCACAGCTCTTCAAGGTTTTGGAAAGAAGTTGGACAAGGCGATACATCAGGGGTTTAAATGGTTATTACACGGAATGGCTGAAGATTGGGAAGAACTAAGTGAACGAGTAGACAGAGAATATACAGAACAAAGAGAAGCTgcaagaaaatataaaaaagaacgACTAGAACAAATTAGGAGACAAAAAGAAGAAAG AGAGAAAAGAGAAAAAGAAGAACGAGAAAGGAATGGAGAAGTAGTAGAAGAATCAGAGGAAGAAGATGTTATTACAGGGGATCCATTCAAGCAAGTCGACCAAACTTATTTTGAAGATCTT aaaaataaaaaagctaAGAAAAAACAACTGGAAAAAGAGCGCAAAGAAACAGAAAGTGTAAAGAAATCTAAGTCGCCTAGGTTACAGGAAGAAGACATAAGTGATGAAAGGACTAAAACTAACGGTAGTATTGTAGTGGATAAACCAAGaactaaaaaaaagaagaaaaaatcaCCAAGAGGAGTTGAAAACAATGCTTTTGACGATCAAGATTCTCAAGATtatgttgttaaaaaaaataagaaaaatattatgaaatCTGAATCAGAAGAAGAGGTTGTTGTTGTtaataagaaaaagaaaaagaaaacaaaaaagacGGACGATGAAGATGAAATGGAATTAAGTTCAAGGAATGATTTAACCAATAGATCAACTCAACCTGAATTGTCACAAGAGGAAG ATGAATCAAATgtgaagaaaaagaagaagaaaaagaagttaaaaaagaacaacaaaACGGCTCCAATGCCTGTAGATGGCATTGATGAAGGGAAGGCACCAGGCCTTCCTAATCCGTTGGGCTCACCCCCATGGGCCAACGCTTCTGGACAAAAGAATAGTTTTATAAAAGCCTCCAAACAACCCACGCTGGAACCGTTATTTGAAGGGAATTCTCGTAAACTTAGTCCAATCTCTAATTCAAAACTAGAACCAATTAAACAAA GTTCGAATCACAATTGGAGTCTGGACCTTCCTGAAATACCAAACAGAAGAAAACCAAACACagatgatgatgacatcatcgttTAG
- the LOC140055337 gene encoding uncharacterized protein isoform X1, with translation MYSLMANCFACIKKQQEPPKKVTLVLIGLDNAGKTTAIKGVKGEDNTEEPPTVGFSSVEFTFEKKFEVTVYDLGGGKKIRDIWKDYYAEVHGVVFVLDASDEDRIDECRQTLKETLHHDRVHGKRVLVLANKQDVDGALDEVDICEQLELEEMVNESKCPCRVETCTALQGFGKKLDKAIHQGFKWLLHGMAEDWEELSERVDREYTEQREAARKYKKERLEQIRRQKEEREKREKEERERNGEVVEESEEEDVITGDPFKQVDQTYFEDLKNKKAKKKQLEKERKETESVKKSKSPRLQEEDISDERTKTNGSIVVDKPRTKKKKKKSPRGVENNAFDDQDSQDYVVKKNKKNIMKSESEEEVVVVNKKKKKKTKKTDDEDEMELSSRNDLTNRSTQPELSQEEDESNVKKKKKKKKLKKNNKTAPMPVDGIDEGKAPGLPNPLGSPPWANASGQKNSFIKASKQPTLEPLFEGNSRKLSPISNSKLEPIKQSSNHNWSLDLPEIPNRRKPNTDDDDIIV, from the exons ATGTATAGCCTGATGGCTAACTGCTTTGCTTGTATTAAAAAGCAGCAGGAACCTCCAAA GAAGGTAACACTTGTGTTGATTGGTCTGGATAATGCTGGGAAGACAACGGCAATTAAAGGTGTCAAGGGAG AAGATAACACAGAAGAGCCACCAACGGTTGGTTTTTCAAGTGTGGAGTTCACATTTGAAAAGAAGTTTGAGGTAACAGTGTATGATTTAGGTGGTGGCAAGAAGATACGTGATATATGGAAGGATTACTATGCTGAAGTACACGGTGTTGTCTTTGTGTTAGATGCAAGTGATGAAGACAGAATTGATGAATGTCGGCAAACACTTAAGGAAACATTGCATCATGATAGGGTGCATGGAAAGAGAGTTTTAGT GTTGGCAAACAAACAAGATGTTGATGGCGCTCTTGATGAAGTTGATATTTGTGAGCAACTTGAACTTGAGGAAATGGTCAATGAAAGCAAATGCCCTTGTCGAGTT GAAACCTGCACAGCTCTTCAAGGTTTTGGAAAGAAGTTGGACAAGGCGATACATCAGGGGTTTAAATGGTTATTACACGGAATGGCTGAAGATTGGGAAGAACTAAGTGAACGAGTAGACAGAGAATATACAGAACAAAGAGAAGCTgcaagaaaatataaaaaagaacgACTAGAACAAATTAGGAGACAAAAAGAAGAAAG AGAGAAAAGAGAAAAAGAAGAACGAGAAAGGAATGGAGAAGTAGTAGAAGAATCAGAGGAAGAAGATGTTATTACAGGGGATCCATTCAAGCAAGTCGACCAAACTTATTTTGAAGATCTT aaaaataaaaaagctaAGAAAAAACAACTGGAAAAAGAGCGCAAAGAAACAGAAAGTGTAAAGAAATCTAAGTCGCCTAGGTTACAGGAAGAAGACATAAGTGATGAAAGGACTAAAACTAACGGTAGTATTGTAGTGGATAAACCAAGaactaaaaaaaagaagaaaaaatcaCCAAGAGGAGTTGAAAACAATGCTTTTGACGATCAAGATTCTCAAGATtatgttgttaaaaaaaataagaaaaatattatgaaatCTGAATCAGAAGAAGAGGTTGTTGTTGTtaataagaaaaagaaaaagaaaacaaaaaagacGGACGATGAAGATGAAATGGAATTAAGTTCAAGGAATGATTTAACCAATAGATCAACTCAACCTGAATTGTCACAAGAGGAAG ATGAATCAAATgtgaagaaaaagaagaagaaaaagaagttaaaaaagaacaacaaaACGGCTCCAATGCCTGTAGATGGCATTGATGAAGGGAAGGCACCAGGCCTTCCTAATCCGTTGGGCTCACCCCCATGGGCCAACGCTTCTGGACAAAAGAATAGTTTTATAAAAGCCTCCAAACAACCCACGCTGGAACCGTTATTTGAAGGGAATTCTCGTAAACTTAGTCCAATCTCTAATTCAAAACTAGAACCAATTAAACAAA GTTCGAATCACAATTGGAGTCTGGACCTTCCTGAAATACCAAACAGAAGAAAACCAAACACagatgatgatgacatcatcgttTAG
- the LOC140054070 gene encoding very long chain fatty acid elongase 4-like, protein MEVVQDTVSHISEAYEGFVAISDPRVSDWLLMESPLPTIVITLVYLLMVYWGPKVMKSREPFELKGVMMIYNLGCVVLSLYIVVECIYCGYMAEYNVQCQPVSYSDNQYEVRIAKAMWWFYFSKCIEMLDTFFFIVRKKNSQLSFLHVYHHASMFLLWWIGVKWVAGGQSWFGALMNSFIHFIMYSYYFLSACGPLFHKYLWWKRYLTQLQLTQFFIGFAHCIQSLYFDCDFPKWMHYALLIYATSITTLFFNFYIHAYIKRERLPKLESMTCMRTTAQGDTNGNVNGSAKSTHNGSMNGHIENKKSK, encoded by the exons ATGGAGGTTGTACAAGACACTGTGTCACACATATCTGAGGCTTATGAAGGCTTTGTTGCAATAAGTG ACCCAAGAGTATCCGACTGGCTGTTGATGGAGTCTCCTCTTCCAACAATTGTTATTACGTTGGTGTACCTATTGATGGTTTACTGGGGGCCAAAGGTCATGAAATCTCGCGAACCATTTGAATTGAAAGGCGTTATGATGATCTATAACCTTGGTTGTGTAGTGTTATCACTTTATATAGTTGTTGAG tgtatATATTGTGGTTACATGGCAGAATATAATGTACAATGTCAACCTGTCTCTTACTCTGATAATCAATATGAAGTGAGG attGCTAAAGCAATGTGGTGGTTTTACTTTTCAAAATGTATTGAAATGCTGGATACGTTCTTCTTTATTGTACGTAAAAAGAACTCTCAACTGAGCTTCCTACATGTGTATCACCATGCTAGTATGTTCCTACTCTGGTGGATTGGTGTTAAGTGGGTTGCTGGCGGTCAAT CTTGGTTTGGCGCTCTGATGAACTCcttcattcattttataatgTACAGTTATTACTTCCTGTCTGCCTGTGGTCCCTTATTCCACAAGTATCTCTGGTGGAAGAGATACCTCACTCAATTGCAATtg aCTCAATTTTTCATTGGATTTGCCCATTGTATACAATCACTTTACTTTGACTGTGACTTTCCAAAGTGGATGCACTATGCATTGTTGATCTATGCAACTAGTATTACTACATTATTCTTTAACTTCTACATTCATGCATACATTAAACGAGAAAGACTACCAAAACTGGAGAGCATGACTTGTATGCGAACAACAGCTCAAGGAGACACCAACGGTAATGTCAACGGATCGGCCAAATCAACCCACAATGGTAGCATGAACGGtcatatagaaaataaaaaatcaaaataa